From Coturnix japonica isolate 7356 chromosome 1, Coturnix japonica 2.1, whole genome shotgun sequence, the proteins below share one genomic window:
- the SLCO2B1 gene encoding solute carrier organic anion transporter family member 2B1 has product MTSTATKSSCPDRSRKALCRNPFLSIKFFVFCHGLLQLSQLLVSSYLKSSISTIEKRYGLSSKTSGLLASFNEVGNTLLIVFISYFGSRVHRPRFIGCGAILVSLAGFLMSLPHFITGPYEYDQSVASVFSNTTDLCQPEGMGSMGNLSDSICAPHASRENHEVLLVMFIAQVLLGIGGVPIQPFGISYIDDFASERNSPLYLGILFSLTVVGPGVGFMLGSGMLRFYVDIDKVAGGEVQLTNKDPRWVGAWWLGFLVAASLVAVSAVPYFFFPREMPKEVKSGKEISSKKSKDVLCQLTSRSEHVQNLSLLQFIKYFPVVLLRNLRHPVYLLVVLAQVNLSAMVAGLATFMGKFLERQFSLTASFANMIIGSVNIPGAMVGIVVGGAILKRFQMSLKQCSAMCVLGMLLCLILAFPLVFLGCPTQKVAGVTYRESSEFGRSTSECSIQCNCPKKAYNPICGSDGMEYISPCYAGCSAVTIANNSVLNYTNCICISDNGLVGSAKPGTCGTSCSHLLLPFVVLSCLAGILASTSHTPSFMLILRSIQPEDKSFAVGIQFMLLRVLAWMPGPVLYGSAIDTTCILWEEKCDRKAACRYYDNTLFRQRYLGLQFFFEVGAFLCFVMVYVILRRQEKDASHVAETTTDPEKKKLAENSQKSPESKV; this is encoded by the exons ATGACAAGCACTGCTACAAAAAGCAGCTGCCCGGATCGGTCCCGGAAAGCACTCTGCAGGAACCCATTTCTCAGCATCAAG TTCTTTGTGTTCTGCcatgggctgctgcagctctcccagctcctgGTTTCCAGCTACCTGAAGAGCTCCATCTCAACCATAGAGAAACGCTACGGGCTCTCCAGCAAGACATCGGGGCTGCTGGCGTCCTTCAATGAG gtgggCAACACGCTGCTGATTGTCTTCATCAGCTACTTCGGGAGCCGCGTGCACCGGCCGCGCTTCATCGGCTGCGGCGCCATCCTCGTCTCCTTGGCCGGGTTCCTCATGTCCCTCCCTCACTTCATCACAGGACCCTACGAGTACGACCAGTCCGTTGCCA GTGTATTCAGCAACACCACTGACCTGTGCCAGCCCGAGGGGATGGGCTCTATGGGGAACCTCAGTGACTCCATCTGTGCCCCCCATGCTTCCAGGGAGAACCACGAGGTCCTCCTCGTCATGTTCATCGcccaggtgctgctgggcaTTGGCGGCGTCCCCATCCAACCCTTTGGGATCTCCTACATCGATGACTTTGCCAGCGAGAGGAACTCCCCCCTCTACTTGG GCATCCTGTTCTCCTTGACCGTGGTTGGGCCAGGGGTGGGCTTCATGCTGGGCTCTGGGATGCTGCGTTTCTATGTGGACATCGACAAAGTGGCTGGAG GTGAGGTCCAGTTGACCAACAAAGACCCACGGTGGGTTGGTGCTTGGTGGCTGGGCTTCCTGGTGGCAGCCAGCCTCGTGGCCGTGTCCGCGGTgccttatttcttcttcccacGGGAAATGCCAAAAGAG GTGAAGAGTGGGAAGGAGATCAGCAGCAAGAAGAGCAAGGATGTGCTCTGCCAGCTCACCTCGAGGTCTGAGCACGTGCAAAACCTCTCCCTGCTCCAGTTCATCAAAT aTTTCCCCGTGGTCCTGCTGAGGAACCTCCGCCACCCCGTCTACCTGCTGGTGGTGTTGGCTCAGGTCAACCTCTCGGCCATGGTTGCTGGCTTAGCCACCTTCATGGGGAAGTTCCTGGAGAGGCAGTTCTCCCTCACGGCCTCCTTTGCCAACATGATCATTG GTTCTGTGAACATCCCAGGGGCGATGGTCGGCATCGTGGTCGGCGGTGCCATCCTGAAGAGGTTCCAGATGTCCCTGAAGCAGTGCAGCGCCATGTGTGTGCTCGGCATGCTGCTCTGCCTCATCCTTGCCTTCCCCCTCGTCTTCCTCGGCTGCCCCACACAGAAGGTCGCCGGCGTCACCTACAGAGAGAG CTCTGAATTTGGACGCTCCACCTCGGAGTGCAGCATCCAATGTAACTGCCCCAAGAAGGCCTACAACCCCATCTGTGGCTCTGATGGCATGGAGTACATCTCTCCCTGTTACGCCGGCTGCAGTGCCGTCACTATCGCCAACAACTCAGTCCTG AACTACACCAACTGCATCTGCATCTCTGACAATGGGCTCGTGGGCTCTGCTAAGCCCGGTACCTGCGGCACCAGCTGCTCCCATCTGCTCCTGCCCTTCGTGGTGCtctcctgcctggcagggatCCTCGCCAGCACATCCCACACGCCGTCCTTCATGCTCATCCTCCG GAGCATCCAACCCGAAGACAAATCGTTTGCAGTTGGGATCCAGTTCATGCTGCTGAGAGTTTTGG cctggatgCCAGGACCTGTTCTGTACGGCAGCGCCATCGACACCACCTGCATCCTCTGGGAGGAGAAGTGTGACAGGAAAGCAGCCTGCAGATACTACGACAACACCCTCTTCAGGCAGAG